In Leptospira stimsonii, the following proteins share a genomic window:
- a CDS encoding ribonuclease HII, with protein MPETKPKFEPEELRFYSESIPCGVDEAGRGPYAGPLSVALVSFSRSTLEQILEGNILQGLTDSKKLSEKKREALYPEILKNAQIAYRTFLSPHYIDQAGINRAVLEGIRKCAKLAIRISNSTLPLQLLIDGNYNFNRYPEWSFLKSRSVFYTKGDLRIVSIAAASILAKVDRDRYMISISKKYPRYQFEQHKGYGTKLHEELIVRHGLSDIHRRSFTGKFLES; from the coding sequence TTGCCGGAAACAAAACCAAAATTTGAACCGGAAGAACTCCGGTTCTATTCAGAGTCCATTCCCTGCGGAGTTGACGAAGCCGGAAGAGGTCCTTATGCGGGGCCTCTTTCTGTTGCACTTGTCTCTTTTTCCAGAAGCACGCTGGAACAAATCCTGGAAGGTAATATTCTCCAAGGCTTGACCGATTCCAAAAAACTTTCGGAGAAAAAACGAGAAGCCCTTTATCCTGAGATTCTCAAAAACGCACAAATAGCCTATCGAACTTTCTTAAGCCCTCACTACATCGATCAGGCTGGAATCAATCGAGCCGTCTTAGAGGGAATTCGAAAATGCGCAAAACTCGCGATTCGAATTTCCAATTCCACACTTCCGCTCCAACTTTTGATCGACGGAAACTACAACTTCAACCGATATCCGGAATGGAGTTTTTTAAAGAGCCGATCCGTTTTTTACACAAAGGGAGATCTCAGAATCGTCAGCATTGCCGCCGCCTCAATTCTTGCGAAAGTCGACCGGGATCGATATATGATCTCCATTTCCAAAAAATATCCTCGGTATCAATTTGAACAACACAAGGGATATGGAACAAAACTTCACGAAGAACTGATTGTTCGCCACGGTCTTTCCGATATTCATAGAAGAAGTTTCACCGGAAAATTCTTAGAATCTTGA
- the rplS gene encoding 50S ribosomal protein L19: MNQLLREVLTPDAERKQNFAVGDTVKVHYKIVESGKERVQVYEGVVISVANEANGKTFTVRRVSYDIGVERIFPLFSPRIAKIELIRKGKVRRAKLYYLRNLAGKAARIKELKGGKTLVSEDRKRQIQEDSVAAAKTAAPAAE, translated from the coding sequence ATGAATCAACTTTTAAGAGAAGTATTAACTCCAGACGCAGAAAGAAAACAAAACTTTGCGGTAGGCGATACTGTTAAAGTACATTATAAAATTGTTGAGTCTGGAAAAGAAAGAGTTCAGGTTTACGAAGGTGTGGTAATTTCCGTAGCAAACGAAGCAAACGGAAAAACTTTTACCGTTCGTAGAGTTTCTTACGATATCGGCGTGGAAAGAATCTTCCCTCTTTTTTCTCCAAGAATCGCAAAGATCGAACTGATCCGAAAAGGAAAAGTAAGAAGAGCGAAACTGTATTATCTCAGAAATCTTGCCGGAAAAGCGGCTCGTATCAAAGAACTCAAGGGTGGTAAAACTCTCGTGAGTGAAGATAGAAAGAGACAAATTCAAGAAGATTCGGTTGCGGCGGCAAAAACCGCGGCTCCAGCGGCAGAATAA
- the trmD gene encoding tRNA (guanosine(37)-N1)-methyltransferase TrmD has translation MKFNFITLFPDKIRSYFSEGLQQKAIEAGVFSVNLVRLRDFAGNKHNRVDDTIYGGGPGMLLRVEPIHKALESLGEDKGTVILTSPSGIPFHQGIATKLKEAGRPLTFISGYYEGVDHRVAEHLVDMEMSLGNYVLSAGDLASICIADAVSRLLPGFLGAGESLLDESHNHPDILEYPQFTKPSEYNGWKVPDVLLSGNHASILAWREQNRKKIDPDQERKL, from the coding sequence ATGAAATTTAATTTCATCACTCTTTTTCCGGACAAGATTCGTTCTTACTTCTCAGAAGGACTTCAACAAAAAGCAATCGAAGCCGGAGTATTCTCCGTTAACCTTGTTCGTCTTCGAGACTTCGCTGGGAACAAACACAACCGCGTGGATGATACGATCTACGGCGGTGGCCCGGGAATGCTCCTTAGAGTCGAACCGATTCACAAGGCTCTGGAATCTCTCGGAGAAGACAAGGGAACGGTCATTCTTACTTCTCCTTCCGGAATTCCGTTTCATCAAGGCATTGCTACGAAGTTAAAAGAAGCTGGAAGACCTCTAACTTTTATTTCCGGATACTACGAAGGCGTGGATCATCGTGTGGCGGAACATCTAGTTGACATGGAAATGTCCCTTGGAAATTATGTATTATCTGCCGGGGATTTGGCCAGCATTTGTATAGCGGATGCGGTGTCCAGACTTCTGCCGGGTTTTTTAGGAGCAGGGGAAAGCCTGCTGGATGAGTCTCACAACCATCCCGATATTTTAGAATATCCGCAATTTACAAAACCCTCGGAATACAATGGATGGAAAGTTCCTGACGTCCTGCTCAGCGGCAACCACGCTTCTATTTTAGCGTGGAGGGAACAAAATAGAAAGAAGATCGACCCTGATCAAGAGAGGAAATTATGA
- the rimM gene encoding ribosome maturation factor RimM (Essential for efficient processing of 16S rRNA) produces MTEGWISLGQLGKPFGIKGFLRFNVRETVLTEFKLPIQLKLRKPDPNFPEKDITILELQAHTGKFIVRIEGINTPEEAERLTGGILLLPAHLLPKIKSKDEFYISDLIGLHAVDESGKKLNWVLKEVLDNPAHPILSFTRPEDEEILIPFIHVYVGEVDLEKKTIVLIQPEVWNEI; encoded by the coding sequence TTGACTGAAGGCTGGATTTCACTCGGCCAACTTGGAAAACCCTTTGGAATCAAAGGGTTTCTTCGTTTTAATGTAAGAGAAACCGTTCTCACAGAATTCAAACTTCCCATTCAACTCAAACTTCGAAAACCGGATCCCAATTTTCCGGAGAAAGATATTACAATTCTCGAATTGCAAGCGCATACGGGAAAGTTTATCGTTCGTATCGAAGGAATCAACACACCGGAAGAAGCTGAACGACTTACGGGTGGAATCCTTCTTTTACCGGCTCATCTCCTTCCTAAAATCAAAAGCAAAGACGAATTCTATATCTCCGATTTGATCGGCCTTCACGCCGTGGACGAATCCGGAAAAAAATTGAATTGGGTCTTGAAAGAAGTTTTAGACAATCCGGCGCATCCGATTCTTTCTTTTACAAGGCCTGAGGACGAAGAAATTTTAATTCCTTTCATTCACGTCTACGTCGGGGAAGTGGATTTAGAAAAGAAAACCATCGTCCTCATTCAACCGGAGGTATGGAATGAAATTTAA
- a CDS encoding KH domain-containing protein, translated as MEELLKYIVASLVEFPEEIVIREIEGEEQNIIELRVSPKDVGKVIGKNGRIAKSLRAILTAASVKAGKNFSLEIID; from the coding sequence ATGGAAGAATTGCTGAAGTACATCGTTGCTTCTCTTGTTGAATTTCCCGAAGAAATCGTAATTCGGGAAATCGAAGGGGAAGAACAAAACATCATCGAACTTCGCGTTTCCCCAAAAGACGTGGGAAAAGTAATCGGTAAGAACGGTCGTATTGCAAAATCCCTGCGCGCGATTCTTACTGCGGCTTCCGTAAAAGCAGGAAAAAACTTCTCGCTCGAAATCATTGACTGA
- the rpsP gene encoding 30S ribosomal protein S16 codes for MVKLRLQRTGTKHDPHYRIVAADSRAPRDGKFVDIVGHYHPAQIKEQTTFHKEKILTWLKNGAQPTGTVLNLFKSAGIWAEYKTTLKK; via the coding sequence TTGGTAAAGCTTAGATTACAAAGAACTGGAACCAAACACGACCCTCATTATAGAATTGTTGCCGCTGACAGCAGAGCGCCTAGAGACGGAAAATTCGTAGATATCGTTGGTCACTATCATCCAGCACAAATCAAAGAACAGACTACCTTCCATAAGGAAAAAATTCTTACTTGGCTGAAAAACGGAGCTCAACCTACAGGAACCGTTTTGAACCTGTTTAAGAGCGCCGGAATTTGGGCTGAATACAAAACAACCCTGAAGAAGTAA
- the rpe gene encoding ribulose-phosphate 3-epimerase produces MKISASILATKLTELGKTVPDYDPSAIDLMHMDVMDGNFVPQISFGEALSKEVKALTSIPLDVHLMVSKPENHVSKYYELSPYCITFHIETTDFPVRLAQEIKSHGTKVGVSLNPGTTVSSLENVLPYIDLILLMTVEPGFYGQKFIVNGMEKIRKAKELIGSRPIELEVDGGVNDTNIQELKKNGVDIVVVGAGLYKTGNPVENAKHLKSLAKT; encoded by the coding sequence TTGAAAATTTCCGCATCCATCTTAGCTACAAAACTCACTGAACTCGGAAAGACAGTGCCCGATTACGATCCTTCCGCCATCGACTTGATGCACATGGATGTCATGGACGGAAACTTTGTTCCTCAGATCAGCTTCGGAGAAGCGCTGAGCAAGGAAGTAAAAGCTCTCACTTCCATTCCATTGGACGTTCATCTTATGGTTTCCAAACCGGAAAACCATGTTTCCAAATACTACGAACTGAGTCCCTATTGTATTACGTTTCATATCGAAACCACCGATTTTCCGGTGCGTTTGGCTCAGGAAATCAAATCCCACGGAACCAAGGTCGGAGTTTCTCTGAATCCCGGAACAACCGTTTCTTCTTTGGAAAACGTTCTTCCTTATATCGATTTGATTCTTCTGATGACCGTGGAACCTGGATTTTACGGACAAAAGTTTATCGTAAACGGAATGGAAAAAATCCGCAAAGCGAAGGAACTCATCGGTTCCAGACCGATCGAGCTCGAAGTGGACGGCGGCGTAAACGATACCAATATCCAAGAACTCAAGAAGAATGGGGTGGACATCGTAGTAGTTGGGGCCGGACTTTATAAAACCGGAAACCCTGTGGAGAACGCAAAACATCTCAAATCCCTCGCAAAAACCTGA
- a CDS encoding PASTA domain-containing protein, translating into MNQEQIKEKYLPIGGYILFLAAGLLLFFSAAFLVVFVRTKSTAKVIVPDLVGKSYPEVHNELNRLQLKVRLENKRYPDKTDGIILYQSIRPGREIEAGSKIVLAVNTGVDRLLVPDVRGQSIDSARANLQKVLAGETYVELQIGGITYIEPQADQLPNTVIDQIPEPGKNTTSREKVFLLVTKAPAKTKEEFAPTSFQGASFPLVQKSLTRSGIKSRVEEIISTRVRTENGLIQSARMEGDEIRFKVFYFEPELAVESGYELFSYEVGDNGEYKAVVKPENQDVADVLTLPVSLKDGEKFQTVFYRKGSVKLTLLDATDSKVKSKSYESEL; encoded by the coding sequence GTGAATCAGGAACAAATCAAAGAGAAATACCTTCCGATCGGGGGTTATATCTTATTCTTAGCGGCTGGTCTTTTATTATTCTTTAGCGCCGCATTCTTAGTCGTATTCGTTAGAACCAAAAGTACAGCGAAGGTAATCGTTCCCGATCTGGTCGGAAAGTCTTATCCCGAAGTTCACAACGAGCTCAATCGTCTTCAGCTGAAGGTGCGTCTGGAAAACAAACGGTATCCAGACAAAACGGACGGAATCATTCTCTATCAATCCATTCGTCCGGGAAGAGAAATCGAAGCCGGAAGTAAAATTGTTCTCGCGGTCAACACGGGAGTGGATCGACTTTTGGTTCCCGACGTCAGGGGACAGTCCATTGATTCCGCAAGAGCCAATCTTCAAAAAGTTCTCGCCGGAGAAACATATGTAGAATTACAAATCGGCGGGATCACTTATATCGAACCACAAGCCGACCAACTTCCAAACACGGTCATCGATCAAATCCCGGAACCAGGGAAGAATACAACTTCTCGAGAAAAAGTATTCCTACTCGTAACGAAGGCGCCTGCCAAAACAAAAGAAGAATTTGCACCGACTTCTTTTCAAGGTGCTTCCTTTCCTCTCGTTCAAAAAAGCTTAACTCGTTCCGGAATCAAAAGTAGGGTTGAAGAAATCATCAGCACGAGAGTTCGCACTGAAAACGGACTCATTCAATCCGCGAGAATGGAAGGAGATGAGATTCGTTTCAAAGTCTTCTACTTCGAACCCGAGCTCGCGGTCGAAAGCGGATACGAACTTTTCTCTTACGAGGTTGGAGACAACGGAGAATACAAGGCGGTCGTCAAACCGGAAAACCAAGACGTGGCCGATGTCCTCACACTTCCGGTGAGTCTCAAAGACGGAGAAAAGTTTCAGACCGTATTCTATAGAAAGGGAAGCGTAAAGTTAACACTTCTCGACGCAACGGATTCCAAAGTAAAATCCAAATCCTACGAGAGCGAACTTTGA
- the fmt gene encoding methionyl-tRNA formyltransferase — MKIGYFGTPEHSAELLKALIDSKIVEVLFVVTNPDRAKGRSRTPEHGPVKKIALEHGLPVFQYESIKKEKEQALQDFGSFPADLYIIFAFGSILPSEVFRNPPLSSINLHGSLLPDLRGASPVQTALWKGYTKSGITIQYITEKMDEGDVVAYQEVEITPEDNTGTLMDKITKAGITTILRLLREFDGKPFAATPQDSSKATYCGKIKAEDRILDWSLNANDLHNRIRALFPDAVATTQFREKRLNILKTRTSELPAELPPVPGKLKRLDKKGLLTQCGDGRFLEILELQPENKNRMSSSDFLNGFRIQEGETFG, encoded by the coding sequence ATGAAAATCGGATACTTTGGAACCCCGGAACATTCCGCAGAGCTCTTAAAAGCGTTGATCGACTCGAAGATCGTCGAAGTTCTTTTTGTGGTCACCAATCCGGACCGTGCCAAGGGAAGAAGCAGAACTCCCGAGCACGGGCCCGTAAAAAAGATAGCTCTCGAACACGGACTTCCCGTGTTTCAATATGAATCTATCAAAAAAGAAAAGGAACAAGCTCTTCAAGACTTCGGTTCCTTTCCCGCGGATCTCTATATCATCTTCGCTTTCGGTTCGATTCTTCCGTCCGAGGTTTTTAGAAATCCTCCACTGAGTTCGATCAACTTACACGGCTCCCTTCTTCCGGATCTACGCGGCGCATCTCCCGTACAAACCGCGCTCTGGAAAGGTTATACAAAATCCGGAATCACGATCCAATACATCACCGAAAAGATGGACGAGGGAGACGTTGTCGCTTATCAAGAAGTGGAAATCACTCCGGAAGACAACACCGGAACCCTGATGGATAAGATTACGAAAGCGGGAATCACAACCATTCTTCGTTTACTTCGGGAATTCGACGGCAAACCATTCGCGGCGACTCCGCAAGATTCTTCCAAAGCAACCTATTGCGGAAAGATCAAAGCGGAAGATAGAATTCTCGATTGGTCACTGAATGCGAACGATCTTCACAATCGAATTCGCGCTCTCTTTCCGGACGCCGTGGCGACGACTCAGTTCCGAGAGAAACGTCTCAATATACTAAAAACCAGGACTTCCGAACTCCCTGCGGAACTTCCGCCTGTGCCTGGTAAATTGAAACGATTGGACAAAAAAGGCCTTCTTACACAGTGTGGTGATGGTAGATTTTTGGAAATTCTGGAATTGCAACCGGAAAACAAGAACAGGATGTCCTCATCCGATTTTCTCAACGGTTTCAGAATCCAAGAAGGGGAAACATTCGGGTGA
- the priA gene encoding replication restart helicase PriA, with protein sequence MIYYAEVAFDLPIEEDTFTYEVPPGTKVGVRVHAKLRNREEEGIIVSVHQNEPNYKVLSVEKIIDKTPILLQEQIDLAYWMKDQYIASLGECIYKMIPAGRRQVKLEAFPSDAEGKPVKLNQEQDVAYQNIVSTFGQTAVHLLFGITGSGKTEVYIHLIQKILESSDRSVILLVPEISLTFHIIRKLELIFPGQLAVLHSALKVSEKFKAYNELLTGKKRIAVGTRSAVFAPVSNVGLIIIDEDHDSSFKEHSSPRYHARQVAMQRCKTNNAVLVIGTATPSLEIYHLAKEGKIHLHTLTKRPEGVVPPTVRIVENQKESNVLSSELSFAIKQRLDKKEQVILLLNRRGYSPLIYSPATSSYVPCPNCTTNLCYHKKGTAICHLCGHTETLDSLEKRMGETLTLKGTGTQKLEENLLEAFPQTRVERLDQDSIQDRSLLNEVISRLLGGQIDILTGTQMIAKGLDASQVTLVGVLNAGIGLGLPDFRANERVFSLLTQVAGRAGRSTLKGEVLIETNAPDHPVIQMAMTQDYIQFYEWELPVRKELFYPPFSRLIRIVSRSKDEAISLETIELVFNALKKFFPSKDTVLLGPAPCPFYRIDSNFRNHIILKTSSIQHWREIIKKEVRPLKLSKKVYLEIDFDPLDLV encoded by the coding sequence TTGATCTATTACGCCGAGGTCGCGTTTGATCTTCCGATCGAGGAAGATACGTTTACATACGAGGTTCCTCCCGGTACAAAAGTTGGGGTTCGTGTTCACGCAAAACTTCGCAATCGGGAAGAAGAGGGCATCATCGTTTCCGTTCACCAAAACGAACCGAACTACAAGGTTCTGTCCGTGGAAAAGATCATCGATAAAACTCCGATTCTTCTACAAGAACAGATCGACTTGGCGTATTGGATGAAGGATCAATACATCGCTTCCTTGGGAGAATGTATCTACAAGATGATTCCCGCCGGAAGAAGACAGGTCAAACTCGAAGCCTTTCCCTCGGACGCGGAAGGGAAACCCGTAAAACTCAATCAAGAACAGGATGTCGCTTATCAAAATATAGTTTCGACTTTCGGTCAAACGGCGGTTCATCTTTTATTCGGAATCACTGGTTCCGGAAAAACGGAAGTCTACATCCATCTTATCCAAAAGATTTTGGAAAGTTCGGATCGATCCGTGATTCTTCTCGTTCCCGAAATCAGTTTGACCTTTCATATCATTCGAAAACTGGAACTCATCTTTCCGGGGCAACTCGCGGTATTACATTCCGCCCTGAAGGTTTCCGAAAAATTCAAGGCTTACAACGAACTTCTCACGGGCAAAAAAAGAATCGCGGTGGGCACAAGGAGCGCGGTGTTCGCACCCGTTTCGAACGTGGGCCTGATCATCATAGACGAGGATCATGATTCTTCCTTTAAAGAACATTCGAGTCCGAGATACCACGCAAGACAAGTCGCGATGCAGAGATGTAAGACAAACAACGCGGTTCTCGTGATAGGAACGGCGACTCCTTCTTTAGAAATCTATCACTTAGCGAAAGAAGGAAAAATTCATCTTCATACCCTCACCAAACGGCCCGAAGGCGTTGTGCCTCCGACGGTTCGTATCGTGGAGAATCAAAAAGAATCCAACGTTCTCAGTTCGGAACTTTCCTTTGCGATCAAACAACGTTTGGATAAAAAAGAGCAGGTGATTCTTCTTTTGAATCGGAGAGGTTACAGCCCTCTGATCTATTCTCCTGCGACTTCTTCCTACGTTCCTTGTCCGAATTGTACGACCAATCTTTGTTATCACAAAAAAGGGACCGCGATCTGTCACCTCTGCGGCCACACAGAAACGTTAGACTCGCTTGAAAAACGAATGGGCGAAACCCTAACGCTCAAAGGAACCGGAACCCAAAAGCTGGAGGAAAATCTTCTCGAAGCGTTTCCACAAACCCGCGTCGAACGTCTCGATCAGGATTCGATCCAGGATCGAAGTTTGTTAAACGAAGTCATCTCCCGTCTTTTAGGAGGTCAGATCGATATTCTTACCGGAACCCAGATGATCGCAAAAGGTCTGGATGCCTCCCAAGTAACGTTAGTCGGTGTTTTAAACGCGGGAATCGGACTCGGTCTTCCGGATTTTAGAGCCAACGAAAGGGTTTTTTCTCTTTTGACCCAGGTTGCGGGAAGAGCGGGGCGTTCGACACTCAAAGGCGAGGTTCTGATCGAAACCAACGCACCGGACCACCCTGTCATTCAGATGGCGATGACCCAAGACTATATTCAATTTTATGAATGGGAACTTCCCGTTCGAAAGGAATTATTCTATCCTCCTTTCTCCCGTTTGATCCGAATTGTATCCAGATCCAAAGACGAAGCAATTTCTCTGGAAACGATCGAACTCGTCTTTAACGCCCTTAAAAAATTCTTTCCTTCGAAAGATACGGTTCTGCTCGGCCCGGCGCCTTGCCCTTTTTATAGAATCGATTCCAACTTTCGAAACCATATCATTCTCAAGACGTCATCGATTCAACATTGGAGAGAGATCATCAAAAAAGAAGTTCGTCCTTTGAAACTTTCTAAAAAAGTTTATCTTGAAATCGACTTTGATCCTTTAGATTTGGTGTAA
- a CDS encoding sigma-54-dependent transcriptional regulator, with the protein MKIFIADDEPEIRKSLKEILEDEGFEVETFSTGKALLKQLKGERPSLILLDVWLGKEDGIVVLDECKKLYPTLPILMISGHGTIEIAVAATKKGAVDFLEKPLSIEKVLQAIENVIQPEEKNQNAEIKLEYDEILGNSPAIQKVKFAIAQAASTNARVFIYGENGTGKELVAKTIFKNSKRKDQPFVEMNCAAIPEELIESELFGFTKGAFTGATDSRIGKFEAANGGTLFLDEICDMSLSTQAKVLRILQEQRFEKLGSTETITVDVRIIAATNIPVEEAIRDGKFREDLYYRLNVIPITIPPLRERTSDIPLLVDYYIAKTLEENNLPPKKIESEAVSILQNHFWPGNIRELKNIMERLCIMTVGSTITANDARDALKGFKTANEMVELGDFRKAKEEFERQYIIKTLQTNEGNVTRTSRVLGIERSHLYRKMKSLNISSDQYTDG; encoded by the coding sequence ATGAAAATTTTTATCGCAGACGACGAACCTGAAATCAGAAAATCTCTGAAAGAAATTTTAGAAGACGAGGGTTTTGAAGTCGAGACCTTTTCGACCGGAAAGGCCCTCCTCAAACAACTCAAAGGAGAAAGACCGTCCCTCATTCTTCTCGATGTCTGGCTCGGAAAAGAGGATGGAATCGTTGTCTTAGACGAATGTAAAAAACTCTATCCGACTCTTCCGATCTTAATGATCTCCGGACATGGAACGATTGAAATCGCAGTCGCGGCCACAAAAAAAGGCGCGGTCGACTTTTTGGAAAAACCTCTTTCCATCGAAAAAGTGCTCCAGGCGATCGAGAACGTCATTCAACCAGAAGAAAAAAATCAGAACGCGGAAATTAAATTAGAATATGATGAAATACTGGGAAACTCTCCCGCGATCCAAAAAGTAAAATTTGCGATCGCGCAAGCCGCCTCGACAAACGCAAGAGTGTTTATCTACGGGGAGAATGGAACCGGTAAAGAACTCGTCGCCAAAACGATTTTCAAGAATTCGAAACGGAAAGATCAACCCTTTGTCGAAATGAACTGCGCGGCCATCCCGGAAGAATTGATCGAATCTGAACTTTTCGGTTTTACCAAAGGTGCTTTCACCGGAGCTACCGATTCCAGAATCGGAAAATTCGAGGCCGCGAACGGAGGAACCTTATTTTTAGACGAAATCTGCGACATGTCGCTTTCGACTCAGGCGAAAGTATTACGAATCTTGCAAGAACAACGTTTCGAAAAATTAGGAAGCACTGAAACGATCACCGTCGACGTTCGAATCATCGCCGCGACCAACATTCCGGTCGAAGAAGCGATCCGAGACGGAAAATTTCGAGAAGACCTTTACTATCGTTTGAATGTGATTCCGATCACGATTCCTCCTTTGAGGGAAAGAACCTCCGATATCCCCTTACTCGTGGATTATTATATCGCTAAAACCTTGGAAGAAAACAATCTGCCACCGAAAAAAATCGAATCCGAAGCGGTCTCGATTCTTCAAAACCATTTTTGGCCCGGAAACATAAGAGAACTCAAAAACATCATGGAACGACTTTGTATTATGACCGTGGGTTCTACGATCACTGCAAACGACGCAAGAGACGCGCTCAAAGGTTTCAAAACGGCGAACGAAATGGTGGAACTCGGAGATTTCAGAAAGGCAAAAGAAGAATTCGAAAGACAGTATATTATAAAAACATTACAGACCAACGAAGGAAACGTTACAAGAACGTCCAGAGTTCTCGGAATCGAACGTTCCCATTTATACAGAAAGATGAAGTCGCTTAACATTTCTTCGGATCAATATACCGATGGATAA
- a CDS encoding LIC_11548 family sensor histidine kinase produces MNDETRYYLRDLLILGLIILLSVILAEAIQFSGRNIQTDDIGFLDRIVVYIFFFIPLFSLSLLISYFYRNKRNLETGRLKSSIRYRLTLSFIFVALLPSVPILFLSSNITGKIYERFYGIDIEEALSSGESLIRNEEEPKKKVLIEKTRLLESFLRIHPLNLETLVAGASQLNLIQSDEFYVGIYDNEKSILENRGLKYKPYEKDFKAFSKTSVWTEFTSYRPDYCMFFLRVPFPIGRRILQTGIRIHKGEEKIVYSLISTRRNYDSADLAKEKLPYRIRLTFSIITVSIFLLAIYFSLLFARRISRPIIELANATQKISMGDTDISLEIRETGEIGALIDSFNQMVQDLKSKNAELMQSQRIAAWKEVAQRMAHEIKNPLTPIQLSAERIRRKMKSENWEQFHEVVESGTDTIIKQVRVLEHLVNEFSDFARMPAPKLINQNLEPIIVEAVKLFEHTPQIKIETRIAKSFPQLFLDQKIMLRVLTNLIKNSIEAIERKREKEERPDYVGSILIGVSISRKIMRRVAIISIEDNGIGISPELKQKVFEPYYSTKNNNTSGIGLAIVQKSVIDHNGHISIDSSNMGGCRFQIELPVS; encoded by the coding sequence ATGAATGACGAAACCAGATATTATCTAAGAGACTTACTCATCTTAGGTCTGATCATTCTTCTTTCCGTAATTCTTGCGGAAGCCATTCAATTTTCAGGGAGGAACATTCAGACCGACGATATCGGATTCTTAGATCGAATCGTAGTCTATATCTTCTTTTTTATTCCTTTATTCTCTCTTTCCCTTCTAATCTCGTATTTCTATAGAAACAAAAGGAACTTAGAAACCGGAAGACTCAAAAGTTCGATTCGTTATCGATTGACTCTTTCTTTTATTTTCGTAGCCTTACTTCCTTCCGTTCCGATTCTTTTTCTTTCCTCCAATATCACCGGAAAAATTTACGAACGATTCTATGGAATCGACATCGAAGAAGCCCTTTCTTCGGGTGAATCCCTGATTCGCAACGAAGAAGAACCGAAAAAAAAAGTCCTCATAGAAAAGACGAGGTTGTTGGAGAGTTTTTTAAGAATCCATCCGCTGAACCTTGAAACTCTGGTCGCTGGCGCTTCCCAACTCAATCTCATTCAGAGCGACGAGTTTTACGTTGGAATTTATGATAACGAAAAATCTATATTAGAAAATCGTGGTTTAAAATACAAACCGTACGAAAAGGATTTTAAGGCCTTTTCTAAAACGTCGGTTTGGACGGAGTTTACGAGTTATCGACCGGATTATTGTATGTTTTTTCTCCGTGTTCCGTTTCCGATCGGAAGGCGGATTTTGCAGACCGGTATTCGGATTCACAAAGGAGAAGAAAAAATCGTATATTCTCTCATTTCGACCCGTAGAAATTACGATTCCGCGGATTTGGCGAAAGAAAAACTTCCGTATCGAATTCGTTTAACATTTAGTATCATCACAGTTTCCATCTTTTTACTCGCGATCTACTTTTCTCTTCTATTCGCAAGAAGAATCTCAAGGCCCATCATCGAACTCGCAAACGCCACGCAAAAAATTTCAATGGGGGATACGGACATCAGTTTGGAAATCCGCGAAACCGGAGAAATCGGTGCGTTGATTGATTCATTCAATCAGATGGTTCAGGATCTCAAATCCAAAAACGCGGAGCTGATGCAGAGCCAAAGAATCGCGGCTTGGAAAGAAGTTGCACAAAGAATGGCGCACGAGATCAAAAATCCTCTGACTCCGATCCAACTTTCCGCTGAAAGAATTCGTAGAAAGATGAAGTCCGAAAATTGGGAGCAATTTCACGAAGTTGTGGAAAGCGGAACCGACACGATCATAAAACAGGTTCGAGTTTTAGAACACCTCGTAAATGAGTTCTCCGATTTTGCTCGAATGCCCGCGCCAAAACTCATCAATCAAAACTTAGAACCGATCATCGTGGAAGCCGTTAAACTTTTCGAACATACACCGCAGATCAAAATTGAAACAAGAATCGCAAAGTCCTTTCCTCAGCTTTTTTTAGATCAGAAGATCATGCTTCGAGTATTGACGAACCTGATTAAAAATTCGATCGAGGCCATCGAAAGAAAACGAGAAAAGGAAGAACGTCCCGATTACGTGGGTTCGATTTTGATCGGCGTTTCGATTAGCAGAAAGATTATGCGAAGAGTTGCGATCATCTCGATCGAAGACAACGGAATCGGAATCTCACCCGAACTAAAACAGAAAGTATTCGAACCGTATTATTCCACGAAAAACAACAACACATCGGGAATCGGCCTTGCAATCGTACAGAAAAGTGTGATTGACCACAACGGCCATATCTCGATAGATTCTTCCAATATGGGCGGTTGTCGTTTCCAAATCGAGCTACCGGTTTCTTAA